A genome region from Perca fluviatilis chromosome 20, GENO_Pfluv_1.0, whole genome shotgun sequence includes the following:
- the ccdc28b gene encoding coiled-coil domain-containing protein 28B gives MEDKRKKRSPKVSLPQPPPPPINPRKLTVLPASKSATFSLGLPQPPSPKNRGKYKRSIGAPGQPKEVFTVVVPPPKITRPHKEKPRAPQPAGPSKVVQSSPLQHSFLTDVSDVREMEGGLLNLLNDFHSGKLQAFGKVCSFEQLEHVREMQEKLARLHFSLDSHVEELSEDQRKCASDHNLEHLLCNLEELSTSIQKLHLAENQDLPKTSGP, from the exons atggaaGACAAACGCAAGAAGCGGAGCCCAAAGGTGTCTCTTCCccagccccctcctccccccatcAACCCCCGCAAACTCACCGTCCTGCCTGCCAGCAAAAGTGCCACCTTCTCTCTCGGCCTGCCACAGCCCCCCTCCCCCAAGAACAGAGGCAAGTACAAGAGATCTATAGGAGCGCCAGGACAGCCCAAAGAGGTGTTTACAGTCGTCGTACCTCCACCAAAGATCACCAG GCCCCACAAGGAGAAGCCCAGGGCCCCCCAGCCTGCAGGGCCCAGTAAAGTAGTCCAGTCTTCCCCCCTGCAGCACTCCTTTCTCACAGATGTCTCAGAcgtgagagagatggagggaggcctCCTCAATCTTCTTAACGACTTCCACTCAGGCAAACTACAGGCTTTTG GTAAGGTGTGCTCCTTTGAGCAACTGGAGCACGTGCGCGAGATGCAGGAGAAGTTGGCACGACTGCACTTTAGCCTCGACAGCCACGTGGAGGAACTTTCAGAGGACCAGAGGAAGTGTGCCTCCGACCACAACCTGGAGCACCTGCTCTGTAAC CTGGAGGAGCTCAGCACCTCAAT ACAAAAGCTCCACTTGGCTGAGAACCAGGACCTGCCCAAGACATCTGGTCCCTGA